The following are encoded in a window of Impatiens glandulifera chromosome 5, dImpGla2.1, whole genome shotgun sequence genomic DNA:
- the LOC124939155 gene encoding paramyosin-like → MESAEPPSDTRDEDDSASSSDRTASHNTEENESGKEKGPTEQEQSASIETDADDRGEENVPFDNDQKITENIVRRIMEEIDLRAQATAEVYSEWFGYRCNKFFKHMLPGLTDGQSFRRLKEIEEDVISLTNAKDPNEAMDRHAIAKLQLLVLDILEIKKGEFIDEIERLKAVRRQRDTAHSPCLETDDGQNPGDKSPLTDRAINETDDRTKPHLTDNLESDQVRDLEPAVTEEKNKSLIQEFVHTAVKPWKKKAKRVAVQAFKMAETARNDLGKANERLTEIEVNYRDDTVLYDAYLKRTEDLEGTTSKLVDDLERFQEKTEQRLTKVDEDLGQSSTEAASTLNGVISLEEKNASLEDRNTKLEVDLKAVTEQVNELMKAKLAADTAVEDANARAAKDIQDTLDKENRKNKEAPRSDANFEDRLRILTAQNPELAKSIAAREAKEAERLNAEKQRLEEYAKAHKKITEIVVEEDDFEEDLEPRPTRQRVSNAVPVSTVAQPLSPHQDTTGAGGSSSRPDQPVEDQPTDDLMAGFLPSELE, encoded by the exons ACAGCCTCACATAATACCGAAGAAAATGAGTCCGGTAAAGAAAAGGGACCGACTGAACAGGAACAATCGGCCAGTATTGAAACCGATGCAGACGACCGTGGGGAGGAAAACGTTCCCTTTGACAACGACCAGAAGATAACCGAAAATATAGTGCGcagaatcatggaggaaatCGATCTGCGAGCTCAGGCGACTGCCGAAGTATACAGTGAGTGGTTCGGGTACCGGTGCAACAAATTCTTCAAGCATAtgctaccgggcctaaccgatgGACAAAGTTTCagaaggctgaaggagatagaaGAGGACGTCATCAGCCTAACAAACGCCAAGGATCCCaacgaagccatggaccgacacgcaata GCTAAATtacaactcttggtgttggatATACTTGAGATAAAGAAAGGGGAATTCATTGACGAGATAGAGCGGCTTAAAGCGGTGCGCAGACAGCGAGATACAGCGCACTCTCCGTGTCTTGAGACCGATGACGGTCAGAATCCAGGTGATAAGTCTCCTCTAACGGATCGGGCTATCAACGAGACCGACGATAGGACAAAGCCTCATCTCACCGACAATCTTGAATCAGATCAAGTCCGGGACCTAGAACCGGCCGTcacagaagaaaaaaataagtctCTCATTCAAGAGTTTGTCCACACCGCGGTCAAGCCCTGGAAGAAGAAAGCTAAGAGGGTCGCGGTTCAAGCATTCAAGATGGCCGAGACAGCAAGGAATGACCTTGGGAAGGCAAACGAGCGGCTTACAGAGATCGAAGTCAACTACCGTGACGACACGGTTCTATACGACGCTTATCTTAAGCGAACCGAAGACTTGGAAGGTACGACATCAAAACTGGTAGATGACTTGGAACGATTTCAAGAGAAAACCGAGCAACGACttacaaaggtcgatgaggacctgggGCAGTCAAGCACCGAAGCCGCTTCAACACTCAACGGAGTCATAAGCCTCGAGGAAAAGAATGCAAGCCTTGAGGACCGAAATACCAAACTTGAAGTCGACCTCAAGGCGGTCACTGAGCAGGTGAATGAATTGATGAAGGCCAAGCTGGCTGCCGATACAGCGGTTGAGGACGCAAACGCTCGGGCGGCTAAGGATATTCAAGATACGCTGGATAAGGAGAACCGGAAAAACAAGGAGGCACCGCGGTCTGATGCAAACTTCGAAGACCGCCTACGGATATTAACGGCCCAAAATCCAGAACTCGCAAAATCCATAGCGGCTCGAGAAGCCAAGGAGGCAGAGCGGTTAAACGCTGAAAAACAAAGGCTCGAAGAATAtgccaaggctcacaagaa AATCACCGAAATAGTTGTTGAAGAGGATGACTTCGAGGAGGATCTCGAACCGCGACCTACAAGACAACGAGTTTCCAATGCGGTTCCAGTCAGCACGGTCGCTCAACCGCTCTCTCCTCACCAAGACACCACGGGAGCAGGAGGATCTTCTTCAAGACCAGATCAACCGGTTGAGGACCAACCGACGGATGACCTGATGGCAGGCTTCCTGCCATCCGAATTGGAATAG